The Thermodesulfovibrionales bacterium genome includes a region encoding these proteins:
- a CDS encoding ferritin-like domain-containing protein encodes MASKKLLEKLNDAIGRELQVSVQYLWQHVTVRGIHAESVGGVFKSTGITEMKHAEAIAERLDYLGGVPTTKPAPIVVGKGVKDMLKLDKKAEEDAIKLYKEIISLATKEGDIVTKKLFEGILSDEEEHHNIFSTLLEG; translated from the coding sequence ATGGCGAGCAAGAAACTATTGGAGAAGCTGAACGATGCGATTGGAAGGGAGCTGCAGGTAAGCGTTCAGTACCTATGGCAGCATGTTACGGTTAGGGGGATCCATGCCGAATCGGTAGGAGGGGTATTCAAGAGCACGGGGATCACGGAAATGAAGCATGCGGAGGCGATAGCGGAGAGGCTTGATTATCTCGGAGGGGTACCGACGACGAAGCCGGCGCCGATCGTTGTCGGCAAGGGCGTGAAGGATATGCTGAAGCTGGACAAGAAGGCTGAAGAGGACGCGATAAAGCTGTATAAAGAGATCATCTCCCTCGCGACGAAAGAGGGCGATATCGTAACGAAGAAACTATTTGAAGGGATACTCTCGGACGAAGAAGAGCACCATAACATCTTTTCCACTCTCCTCGAAGGGTAA